The following coding sequences lie in one Dehalobacter sp. 12DCB1 genomic window:
- a CDS encoding hydantoinase/oxoprolinase family protein produces the protein MASLIGIDVGGTFTDAVMITNGVIERKGKIPTNQDDILNTLISALDYLQISKAKNIETITVSTTLVTNAIMQKHLPEVELILFPGTGMKLSSLPWPVDYSVLTGVLDYRGRVVVPADQSEWQTLAEKLNQQSVKPLTAIVSKFSHRNNVFEEQLAAYLHREVPGITTALGNQSGKSNFYRRTLTTYLNLAATELFQNFAYQLKMAVEARGCRAPIRVLKADGGVLPLAKIRPVESIYSGPAASVLGTLAQSNPEESYVVVDIGGTTTDIGLVLSGSPLISTHGAQIGPFLTNVRSLAVRSASIGGDSAVCLDQGEIMLADYRLGPAYCIGGISPTPTDALRYLNLTDYGDLQRAEEALGMLLPENQRTASDLRRTAEIIVEKMVEKIARAIQQLLEEWKTEPAYKVWEVLHHHDDFKFYIQLSGGGAPGLEAALENRMKMRTVLTKFSEVSNAIGAAMAKPTFSWTLHLDTKFSIYRIEETGEQGIWTGPKKPHREVENFLKELAQKQAAGLGIETDDLEKEIFDYFPLVENYHTVGQIVKGAMHVPPGVIGRIQS, from the coding sequence ATGGCCAGCCTTATTGGCATCGATGTGGGCGGAACGTTTACCGATGCTGTCATGATCACGAATGGCGTGATCGAGCGTAAGGGTAAAATTCCGACCAATCAGGATGACATTCTGAATACACTTATCAGCGCCCTGGATTATCTCCAAATTTCCAAGGCTAAGAACATCGAAACCATTACCGTCAGTACGACGCTTGTAACAAATGCGATTATGCAAAAACACCTTCCTGAGGTTGAACTGATCCTTTTCCCGGGGACCGGGATGAAGCTCTCCTCATTGCCTTGGCCGGTGGACTACAGTGTCTTAACCGGTGTTTTGGATTATCGGGGAAGGGTCGTTGTGCCAGCGGATCAATCAGAGTGGCAGACGCTTGCTGAAAAATTGAATCAACAATCCGTTAAGCCGCTTACGGCCATTGTCAGCAAATTCTCCCATCGCAACAATGTCTTTGAGGAGCAGCTGGCAGCCTATTTGCATAGAGAGGTACCCGGAATTACGACAGCTCTGGGAAACCAGTCCGGAAAATCCAATTTCTACCGTAGAACGCTGACGACCTATCTCAACCTGGCCGCAACAGAATTGTTTCAGAACTTTGCTTATCAGTTGAAAATGGCGGTTGAGGCAAGGGGATGCCGGGCGCCGATTCGGGTACTAAAGGCGGATGGTGGGGTCTTGCCGCTGGCAAAGATCAGACCGGTTGAGTCGATTTACTCCGGACCAGCGGCAAGTGTACTTGGAACGCTCGCCCAGAGCAATCCGGAGGAATCCTATGTCGTTGTTGATATCGGCGGAACCACGACCGATATAGGGCTCGTACTATCCGGATCTCCGTTAATCAGCACCCACGGTGCGCAGATCGGACCCTTCCTGACAAATGTCCGTTCCCTGGCTGTACGTTCAGCCTCTATTGGAGGGGATTCAGCTGTCTGTCTGGATCAGGGAGAGATTATGCTGGCCGACTACCGCTTAGGTCCTGCCTACTGCATAGGAGGAATCAGCCCGACACCTACGGATGCGCTGCGCTACCTGAATCTGACGGATTACGGTGATCTGCAGCGGGCTGAAGAAGCACTTGGCATGCTCCTGCCCGAGAACCAAAGAACAGCATCTGATCTGCGCCGGACAGCAGAAATCATCGTTGAGAAAATGGTTGAAAAAATTGCCCGGGCCATTCAGCAGCTGCTAGAAGAATGGAAAACCGAGCCGGCCTATAAGGTCTGGGAAGTCCTCCATCATCATGATGATTTTAAATTCTATATCCAACTCAGCGGAGGAGGAGCACCGGGGCTTGAGGCAGCACTCGAGAACAGGATGAAGATGAGAACGGTTTTGACTAAATTCTCGGAAGTCTCCAATGCGATCGGAGCAGCGATGGCTAAACCAACCTTTTCCTGGACGCTCCACCTGGATACGAAGTTCTCCATTTACAGGATAGAGGAAACCGGGGAGCAAGGTATTTGGACCGGACCAAAAAAACCCCATCGGGAAGTAGAAAATTTTTTAAAAGAATTAGCGCAAAAACAGGCAGCCGGTCTTGGAATAGAAACAGACGACTTGGAGAAAGAGATCTTTGATTATTTCCCGCTGGTTGAGAATTATCATACGGTTGGTCAGATTGTCAAAGGTGCGATGCATGTTCCGCCGGGAGTCATTGGGAGGATACAGTCATGA
- a CDS encoding histone deacetylase: protein MNKTGIIFFPAFDWSLGEFHPEREERLLYTQEQIFEEGIMDLPQVRQYSPGVADLFDVLRTQAIFPDFQQHNLDAHLIAVGSSLVLGNALMKKEITNGFALVRPPGHHSGATVWGNRGFCTLNNEAILINVLRAKYGIKKIAVIDTDVHHGDGTQDIFYHDPNVLYISIHQDGRTIFPGTGFTEEKGGPNAWGSVLNIPLLPGVGDEGFLYALENWIMPAVEVFKPDLIINSAGQDNHFTDPLASMNVTARGYGKITEMIKPDLAVLEGGYAIEGALPYINMAIFLALAGEDYSGVVESQKPQNTEIGGDTIRSFLTDLKRTNEAVRPSWAFRKEPFLPAGDWVYSEKSIYYDTDGFKENRREYIRKCSHCGGTVLMISQKPSVFQKAVLVRIPFEACPDCEQAGYDLAETFQKSEKTVLLQNQLRNQVHLWTDGREVNPFGG from the coding sequence ATGAACAAGACAGGAATTATCTTTTTTCCGGCTTTTGACTGGTCTCTTGGGGAATTCCATCCTGAACGGGAAGAACGCTTGCTTTACACCCAGGAACAGATCTTTGAAGAAGGGATCATGGATCTTCCCCAGGTCAGACAATACTCTCCCGGGGTGGCGGATCTCTTTGATGTTTTACGAACCCAGGCGATTTTTCCGGATTTCCAACAGCATAATCTCGATGCCCATCTGATAGCTGTTGGCAGTTCGCTGGTTCTGGGCAACGCGCTGATGAAAAAAGAAATCACGAACGGCTTTGCGCTGGTACGCCCGCCAGGCCATCATTCTGGAGCGACAGTTTGGGGAAACAGAGGATTTTGCACCCTAAATAATGAGGCTATTCTAATTAATGTCCTCCGAGCCAAATACGGCATCAAAAAAATTGCCGTCATTGACACGGATGTTCATCACGGTGACGGGACGCAGGATATTTTTTATCATGATCCGAATGTTTTATATATATCGATCCATCAGGACGGCAGAACCATATTTCCCGGAACCGGATTTACGGAAGAAAAAGGCGGGCCGAATGCCTGGGGATCCGTGCTGAATATCCCGCTTCTGCCGGGAGTCGGCGATGAAGGTTTTCTCTATGCGCTGGAAAACTGGATTATGCCTGCAGTGGAAGTCTTTAAACCGGATCTGATCATCAATTCCGCCGGACAGGACAACCATTTCACGGATCCGTTGGCTTCGATGAATGTGACGGCCAGAGGTTATGGCAAAATCACTGAAATGATCAAGCCTGATCTTGCAGTACTGGAAGGCGGATACGCGATTGAAGGCGCACTGCCTTATATCAACATGGCTATTTTCCTGGCGCTGGCCGGAGAAGATTATTCCGGGGTGGTGGAGTCGCAGAAGCCTCAGAATACTGAAATTGGCGGTGATACGATCCGCTCTTTTCTGACCGATCTGAAAAGAACGAATGAGGCTGTCCGGCCTTCCTGGGCTTTCCGTAAAGAACCGTTTTTGCCGGCAGGTGACTGGGTATATTCCGAGAAAAGTATTTATTATGATACGGACGGATTTAAAGAGAACCGCAGGGAATACATCCGCAAATGCAGTCATTGCGGGGGGACGGTGCTGATGATATCCCAAAAACCGTCGGTTTTTCAGAAAGCGGTACTTGTCAGAATTCCGTTTGAAGCATGTCCCGATTGCGAACAAGCTGGATACGACCTGGCAGAAACTTTTCAGAAATCAGAAAAAACTGTT